The Fodinibius salinus genome includes a window with the following:
- a CDS encoding M1 family metallopeptidase produces the protein MKKLNILILSGLLLCCMIAISIPAPAQDSGVLATKADSLRGSITPQRAWWEVVYYDLHVTIQPKDSSITGYNNITYRVTDPSRKMQIDLQHPLRIDQVKQNGQKLSFNRVDSTNAYFVDVPQKLEKNSLHTISIYYRGQPKVAENAPWDGGFIWSQDSLGNPWIATANQGLGASVWWPNKDHQSAEPDSMSINISVPDSLVNVSNGRLRDTTKHANGMTTWSWFVSNPINNYNVTVNTGNYVNFTDTLEGENGTLDLSYWVLEQDLEKAKKQFKQVKPMIRCFEDWFGPYPFYEDSFKLVHTPHLGMEHQSAVAYGNGFQNGYNGTDLSGTGWGMKWDFIIIHESGHEWWGNNVTTNDIADMWVHEGFTSYAESIYTECRFGKKAGAEYSRGLRNRIQNNKPITGKYGLNNEGSGDMYYKGHNMLHMIRQIVDNDSTWKNILRGIQQKFRYQTVSSDQIERYIIKQSGKDLDDVFDQYLHYADIPTLEYYIKNGTLYYRWEATVPQFDMPLKVSLDDDTYSFIYPSSERWKKTKLSLDDPNNFQIDKNFYIKTDSLAQ, from the coding sequence ATGAAAAAACTGAATATCCTTATCCTATCCGGCCTCCTTTTATGTTGCATGATAGCCATCAGCATACCCGCCCCTGCCCAAGATTCAGGAGTCTTGGCAACCAAAGCTGATTCCCTCCGTGGCTCTATTACACCGCAGCGTGCCTGGTGGGAGGTTGTCTATTATGATCTGCATGTAACCATACAACCCAAAGATTCTTCTATTACAGGATACAACAACATTACCTACCGGGTAACAGATCCTTCACGGAAAATGCAGATTGATTTACAGCATCCCTTACGCATAGACCAGGTTAAACAAAACGGACAAAAATTGTCGTTTAACCGTGTTGATTCAACAAATGCTTACTTTGTAGATGTTCCTCAAAAGCTTGAAAAGAACTCACTGCATACCATTTCTATTTATTACCGGGGGCAACCTAAAGTAGCAGAAAATGCTCCATGGGACGGCGGTTTTATCTGGTCTCAGGATTCGCTTGGCAATCCGTGGATTGCTACTGCCAACCAAGGACTCGGCGCCAGCGTATGGTGGCCCAACAAAGATCATCAATCTGCCGAACCCGACAGCATGAGTATCAATATTAGTGTGCCCGATTCACTGGTGAATGTCTCCAACGGTCGGCTGCGTGATACTACAAAACATGCAAACGGCATGACCACCTGGAGCTGGTTCGTCTCCAATCCCATAAACAATTACAATGTAACTGTTAATACCGGCAATTACGTCAACTTTACCGATACCCTGGAAGGCGAAAATGGGACACTTGATTTAAGTTATTGGGTACTGGAACAGGATTTAGAAAAAGCCAAGAAGCAATTTAAGCAGGTAAAACCAATGATACGCTGCTTTGAGGACTGGTTTGGACCATATCCCTTTTATGAGGACAGCTTCAAACTGGTACACACACCGCATCTGGGGATGGAGCACCAAAGTGCCGTAGCTTACGGTAACGGATTCCAGAATGGATATAACGGCACCGATTTATCCGGTACCGGCTGGGGCATGAAGTGGGATTTCATCATCATCCACGAGTCGGGACACGAGTGGTGGGGCAACAATGTGACCACCAATGATATTGCTGATATGTGGGTCCACGAGGGATTTACCAGCTATGCCGAATCTATCTATACCGAATGCCGCTTTGGCAAAAAGGCCGGGGCGGAATATAGCCGCGGGCTCCGAAATCGTATTCAAAACAATAAGCCCATAACCGGTAAGTACGGATTGAATAATGAAGGTTCCGGTGATATGTATTATAAAGGACACAACATGCTACATATGATTCGACAAATTGTGGATAACGACTCCACGTGGAAAAATATCCTGCGCGGCATTCAACAAAAATTTCGCTACCAAACCGTATCCAGCGACCAAATCGAGCGATATATCATTAAGCAGTCAGGTAAAGATCTGGATGATGTCTTTGACCAGTACCTGCACTATGCCGATATTCCAACACTTGAATACTATATCAAAAACGGAACACTATATTATCGTTGGGAAGCGACTGTGCCCCAGTTCGATATGCCGCTAAAGGTTTCGCTCGACGATGATACATACTCTTTCATTTATCCCTCCTCAGAACGGTGGAAGAAGACAAAGCTCTCACTTGATGATCCAAACAACTTTCAAATTGATAAGAATTTTTATATAAAAACGGACTCCTTAGCACAATAA
- a CDS encoding sensor histidine kinase: MFNDKKYNITKEKLSEILLEAIENTKEMILVTTIPENIGDEEIIFVNKAFEEVTQYSEDEVLGKSPSLLQGPKTEQEVIDDLVATLEKGEHWEGETFNYKKDGTPFRVSWSIDKIKNDQGIPTHYVSVQRNITEEYERRQRLEEIVEDREMLIKETHHRIKNNLATISGLLELQVLKSDSEEVKSVLGESMNRVKSIASIHEKLYETKGLASITLDDYLEDLIRQVDSSIENIDGLSEIDFEIDIKPISIRTRQAVPLGLIINELVTNAHKHAFDEDGGTISIRCTEENNTISLEVKDNGRGLPEGLDVESSQSLGLKLINSLANQLEAEYSFSSDNGTQFTMTFEKKH; encoded by the coding sequence ATGTTTAACGATAAGAAATATAATATTACTAAAGAAAAACTGTCTGAGATCTTACTAGAAGCTATTGAGAATACGAAAGAGATGATTCTGGTCACTACAATTCCGGAAAATATAGGGGACGAGGAAATTATTTTCGTAAACAAAGCTTTTGAAGAAGTTACACAATATTCTGAAGACGAAGTCCTTGGGAAATCACCGTCTTTACTACAAGGTCCCAAGACCGAACAGGAAGTTATCGATGATCTTGTGGCAACTTTGGAAAAGGGAGAACACTGGGAGGGTGAAACGTTCAATTATAAAAAAGATGGAACTCCTTTCCGTGTCAGCTGGAGTATCGATAAAATCAAAAATGATCAAGGAATACCTACACATTATGTTTCAGTGCAACGGAATATAACTGAAGAATACGAGCGACGGCAGCGGCTGGAAGAAATAGTTGAAGATCGTGAAATGCTGATCAAAGAAACGCATCACCGCATAAAAAATAATTTAGCAACTATTTCTGGACTCCTTGAACTACAAGTTTTAAAAAGTGATTCAGAAGAGGTAAAAAGCGTGCTTGGCGAAAGCATGAATCGTGTAAAATCAATTGCTTCTATTCATGAAAAATTATACGAAACAAAAGGCTTGGCCAGCATCACTCTCGACGATTACCTGGAAGACCTGATTAGGCAAGTTGACAGTTCGATTGAAAATATTGACGGCCTCTCTGAAATCGATTTTGAGATCGATATTAAACCGATATCCATCCGGACAAGGCAGGCAGTACCATTAGGTTTAATTATCAATGAGCTGGTAACAAACGCGCACAAACATGCTTTTGATGAAGATGGGGGAACAATTTCAATAAGGTGTACTGAAGAGAATAACACTATATCTCTCGAAGTTAAAGATAATGGGAGAGGCCTTCCGGAAGGTTTGGATGTAGAATCCTCACAATCTCTTGGGCTCAAGCTCATTAACTCGCTTGCTAACCAACTCGAAGCTGAGTATTCGTTTTCATCTGATAATGGTACCCAGTTCACCATGACTTTTGAAAAAAAGCATTAA